The Setaria viridis chromosome 2, Setaria_viridis_v4.0, whole genome shotgun sequence DNA window TATCAAAACATCGAATTGTGTGTTGTAGAGATGGCTGGTCAAAAAAGTGCCATCGGGACATGTTCGaaaccaccgcctcctccggaGGAGGGCGTTGTGCCTTTTGCCCTCCTCTGTCCTCTGAGCTCCACGTTAAGCAAAATATGATGTCAACTGATGACATCACTACCCTGTCGGAGACAACATAAGGGTAGCCACATCAGATTTTTCACCTCCGTGGATCAAAGAGTAAACGAGCAGTGATAAAGACTAGCTATAATAAGAAGACAATCTATAATGCTTCTCAAGATGCTTGGAGACTTTAATTCATCCTATTGCGTACGGACCTtattaaatttgaagtgcatATGCAATAGCTAGTCGATTGGAAAAGTTATATACTATACATTATGTTATCTACTTATAGCTAGTAGCTTACTCTAGTGCTGGTAGCTTATACCTAGAGATTACTTCAATACTGAGCATATCAATACATCAAACTGTGTTGTAGAGATGGCATGTCAAACACATACCATCGATGTTCGAAACCATCGCCTCCTCCGGAGAAGGGCATTGTGCCTTTTGCCCTCCTCTGTGCTCTCACCTCCACATCGAGCAAAATGATGTTAGCTGACGACATCACTACCCCTTCGGAGACAACATAAAGGTAGCCGATTTTTCACCACCATGGAACAAAGAGAAAAACGAGCAGTGATAAAGGTTATCTACTCAGGATAATCTATCTATAACttaacccgtgctcccgcacggactaatatttttaaaagctattatatttaaAAGTTATTTAGAAATCAAACTTCtaactaataattaaaattgttaacATActactcttttattttttgatacTTCAACGTAATACTCATATAAACGTGAACTTATCTTTATCCAGTCAttattgatttttaattagtaattactccaTAAAATTTTTCacccacattcacacttttctcattttgtatggcacctccatacattgcatttagcataaaaatcacaTTACTTCCTCgcataaatggtctacatggtgacacccaTCAtacatatataccttaacttagtatttctatattaacaatgatataaataggtaatttagaatcatatattagtttacctttggacatttctatatgatgcacatgatgatagttagattaagatttaggtgtttactttaggttattttcagTAATGATACACATGGGTAACTTatatacaaatttagaatggtattttaagttattctttacaatgatatgcatgagtaatTTGGATAAAAATTATGgtgttactttagattattttttataatgatagagcttgataatttagatataggtttagggtttataTGTTtctgattgtgatagattttagttaaaAGTTACTGTATAACGTttccatccacatttataattgTTAACATTTCACGTTGTATCGcaagtatgcgcttgaatttgtttaacggaccctaaatttgagctataatgttaatatagaaatctatattctcatcacttcctttatatctttataaatgataACACACcccatgcgtatataccttaattattatatgacataccaatagtgtaagaaatggACGATTTCGAATCATATTTTAGTGTATATCTTAATTAAGgtggtttgaattcaaatttagggtcacctcatgttatttttaataatagcatatgtggaTAATAATGtggataatatagatgcaaatttaaggaattattttaaattatttttaagtattagtggttggcaatttagttgcaaatttggAGGATTATTTGAAATTATATTTATAATGGcagaagtgggtaattttgttaaagattaggggttactttagtttattttatataatagcAGAGGTGGTTAAtctagatatagatttaggaggttactttagactatcttcataatggcataggtgagtattttttttagaaaatataatagatccaatgagtacgatgatttgagtctactgaTTGATGGCAAGATGTTTactttttgtgagaatttttaggatttctctttttttttagagtgtccacctaggatcctaggtggctttACTTGGAGGCTTACATTGTAATAGTAAGATGCTTCTCAGGATGCTCGGAGACTTTAATTCATCCTATTGCAAATCGACCTtattaaatttgaagtgcatATGCGATAGCTTGTGAATTGGAAAAGTTATATATACATTATGTTATCTACCTATAGCTAGTAGCTTACTCTATTGTTGGAAACGCTCTAAGATCTGATTCCCGATAGAATTAATTAACAGGTCGGTTAAGGTGGTGGAGAAGAGTATATACTCCGATCCATGTATTTGAAGGCTCATATTCTTTCTGACTGCCAGTTGGATGCCGACATGGCAAGCATTAGAATAACCTGCGCTGCACTCTGGATCGCTCATGTCATGCGTGAGCTTCAGCGTCGACTAAAAGATGAGCAAATAATCAAATCCGCTCCAGTCTTATTCCGTTGGTCTTTACAGCCAAAATGGTGACGGCGCCTGGACTCTCTCCGTCGACAAAGGACTGCATCGTACTATCCAGGGTTTTTTAGAGCAAGGGAATTTCTGCGTTGGACTGAAACGGCGGCCCTTGGGATTGTCAAAACTTGAAAGGCCAGTCAGCTGTGGCATCGTGCACTGGTAGCCTCATGTGGTGCTAGTGACTAGCTAGCTGCAAAGGCTAGCTAGGGGGCGCTGGCTAATCAGATACTCCTATGTTTTTTCTTTAATCATGGGCTGGGAAGGCTGCTGCTCCATCAGGTAGATTCTCGCACCGTACGTGCTTAAAGGGCTTAAAAACAGTAGCCTCACGTATGGAGTACACACAGGTGGAAAATTGTTAAGAGGAGAAAGCTGATTAGGACGTACGTGTTTGCAGATGCCTCATGTTGCAACCGACCAGCTATACCCCTTTTTTTGCACTGGGCAATGCAGCAGGTGAAGTTCAGATCGAAATACAGTAGCCTTAGCTCAAGTGCCCTGTCGACGAGAGATCGAATACCGTACCAGATCCACTGGTGGTACGTCAGCTATCGCTTAACAATCTTTGTGTTCACGGTTGCTTCGTGATTCAGAAACAGTGGTGCTGCCGCGCACTATCCATCAGTCGTCTCATGACTTGACGGGGGCACCACTGTTGATGATAACCAGCTTTGCATGCCAAAAATCCATCAACACACGCATTATCATTCGTTGTTGTTTGCCCGACCCACACCCACCCAACCCAAGCAGCCGTTGCCCCCATTGCAAGAACAAGTACGTGCGCCGCTGCACCTGCTGCGAAGTGTACTTGTCACATGCGGGGTCGTACCGTGTGCCAGGCCACATGGGCTGCTCTCGCGACGGTCGTGTGCCTTTCGGTGTTCGCCGAAGCGTGACATGCCTCGGGGGCAGGAATAGGATGCCTCACCTCTCCCAACTCCGATGGGGTTCCACGAAAACAATGGGCCGGGAGGGAACAGCTCGGTTGGCGCATCACGtcacgctcgctcgctcgctacCGGCAAATTAGGCCAGTTCCAACCCTCCGCCTCAGCGTGGTTTTCGTAGGAtcaaggggctgtttggatctttagtcgtgactaaaattcatatcatatcgaatattcggatgctaattaggagggctaaatatgagctaattataaaactaatacatatatggagactaattcacgagatgaatctattaagcctaattaatccaccatagcacatgtttactgtagcatcacattgtcaaatcatggactaattaggcttaatagattcgtctcgcaaattagtctccatatgtgcaattggttttgtaattagcctatatttaatactcctagttagtatctaaacattcgatttgacaggaattttaggaggtgctaaagaaacaaacaccccctaagtataGTGCCATATAGGCAAACTGTTGAGGTAGCAAGAGCGTTAACGAGAAGAGATATAAAAATGTGGAGAAACCAAATCTCATGCAAGATATGATGTTGACATGATCTCCAATGACGAatgagagaggggagagaggaaaGAAAATTTATCACGTTAAGAAATTATGGTTGGAGGTGTAGTTTGTAGAGATAATATCTTGATGATAGGACACCGTTGGTTGGACggaggccgcgcgcggcggccggccggcggcgtagGGGAGAATTAACGGCCGGCGTCGTGGCGGCCCGCCGATCGAGCTGTCGCCGGAGCGGGGGAAAGCGTCGCGCGGCGGCTGACCTGGCGCGCACGTGGGGGCAACACGTGCAGGATCGGCAATGATGGGAAGGGAAAGTTATCCGGGCCGGGAGCGCACGTGGAACGTGGGCCAAGCCTGGCAGTGGCAGGGGCACCTGCGTACACAGTCACTCTCACCCCAGACTTCAGTGCTGGCGAGAGAGTGCACGGGGACATGTTACTTTTCACCTCGGGAATGGCGCCCACTGTACTTGGCGGCGCAGGCGATGATGCGGGGCTGAGCTGACACACGCGCGAGGCTGGCCAGAGCGGCCATCGGCGGGTGCGGGGCATGTGGGCCGGCGTCCGGCGAGATGAGATTgagagatcgatcgatcgacctCGACACCGACAAAGTTAGGAGACGGACGGGTACAATGAGTGGCGAGCTGGGCGTCAGCCTTTTGGCCCACACGGCAGTCTCGTACACGACCCTCTTCTTCGTACGCAGCAGAACAGAGTGCTCCTGGCTGGCCGAAGCAGATGCCCGGTACGAACCCCTTGATCTTGAATGTACGATGCGCGCCTTGTGTGAATTCGCCCGCAATTGTACCGCCCATGTAAATTTGCaacctttttttctctctaaaaaaagatagaaaaattTGAGCCATGCCACACCAAACCAAACCTTTTTTGTTTTACATTTAATTCCCAGCGGTGAATTTTCAGTAAGAGTGTGGTTGGTTCCAGCAAGGAACTCAAAATAAACAGCTCAAATTCTCATTAAATAAACGGATAAACACCTTCCCTTTTCAAGCGCTGACTTATGACTCGCTTCCCAAAGGTGGAGCAAGAAAACATGCAGGCCGAGGCGGATGACGAACAGATTGCTGACAACAAGTATACCACTGAACGTGCAAAGCTTACATCACTGCCACCGTGTCACGTTGAAGGAGTTATCCCACTAATTCAGTGCCTTGTTGATCGTATTAAGCACCAACAACTAATGGCacaaacttcttttctttcagaacTGAAATGTTGTTGCTTCTACAATATGTCAGAGAACTCTGTGCTTTGAAATGGAAATTGTATACAACTAATGTAGCTAGCTTCCAAACTTAGAGAGGAAATTTGTCCAAGCAATCAAATTTCAATTTTATTATGTGTTAAAAAGGAAGGACATGGTTCAAGAGAAAAGCTAGCCTGCTTGAAAATGATATAATGCAAGATTAAATATAAGTAAGAATATGTGCCTACAAACTCTGGACAAATTTCGCCAATGTAAATCTTATGAGCACAACTTTAGAATAGAGTCACAACTATTGTTTCAAACTTCAGTCCTGACCTTGGGCAGCACCATAAAACTTGGGTAGTAGTATGCATCTTGTTTCTCACAAATAGCTACTTGCATACAGCTCTTTCCTTAGATATTGTAATGGTCATCTAATTGATGCCGACAGGACTATATTATTGTCTGATTTTTTGCTAAAATTTTCATTTTCCTCGCTGTTTACTTGAGGGGTGCGTGTTAAATCTATAAACTTAAAACGAATCTAACATATGTTGTGTGTCGTCCAAATACTCGACGGTCGCACTCGGCCCACCAAATGTCAAGATCAACCCAGGCAATCACATGAATAAAATCTTAACCTTACCATTGCAACTCTAGACATGTAAGTTTCGCATAAAAAAGAGCCATTTAAAGTGGTACAGTGAATAAACCGTATTGCAAAGGCTACTCATGCAGTTGCTAAACACATATTAGGTTATTTTATAAagagcaaattaaaaaaaaacaatgacaGCATGGAACTAATATTTTAGAGAGACAAAGTTATACGGATGGATAAACAAAGCGAATCATGTTCATTAGTAAAAGGTTCCTAAGGGTTTGCCATGTTCGGTAAGTGGTAACCAACGAGTCTATATATTCTCAGAGAATTTTGACCACCCGGctaaaaatataataaatttCAGACGAAATTTACACAATTCTTAGAAACATGTCAAAATTTTAAACGCAACTAGAGCTGATTTCAGTCTAGTAAACTTTAGCACGACTGATACTGTACCGAAATTACCTGGGATCGAATGATTCATTTCAATTCCAAGGATATCCTCTGAAGTGTTACTACAGATCAGTGGAGATGTACTATTATATTTTATTTCTACTACTGGTTCCCAGAATTCCTGAAAACCACACACTGAAAACTAGCACTGCCAGTTACTGTATCCCCTCATTGTAATCCGTGGGCGCGTGGACAGAATTCACATTTGGAATTTTGTTTTCCGGAAGGAGAATGGGGTACCATGTTCTAGGAAGCACTGTAAACAGAGTGCGCATAAATAAAAGGAACCTTTCtcaaaaaacaaataaaaggaATAGCATCGTCCAAAGCCAAACAGAGAAGCTCTCCGAAAAGAGTGTACTAATAAAGAAGCAACGTAACTTTGTTTCATCTGTTTGGGACACATTCAGCATCAGGGAAACAAATAAGCTGAGACAAGCAGTACACCCACTTACGGCCAAAAGATTCTTGTTTGCACATGGCAAAGATAATGACAGTTAAGTCATGCAGCATTAATAATGAAATCCTAGGATTAAAGAATTGCGATTTCCACTATTAGGGATTACTAGAACATTCAGGCCCCATAGTCCATTGATCACTTTGAGGCCAAGGAAATACAGTAAAATTCTGTTTGGCATTGTTCTGGAATCTCATTGGGAAACACTGGCTAGCTTTAATTTGTACAGCGGGGCACTCCCTCTTCTTCACTGTAAATTCTCTCTTCGGTCTTCGCTCCCTCGTttcaaagaggaaaaaaaagaagctaaCGATGGAGGGAGTTTGAAGCTTTGCATTGCTACAAATCCCACAAAAAAGGTCGGGTAAaattacaaaagaaaaaaaatctaaagaaaaataaaacctaTAGCTAATGAATCGAGGATGCAATTCATCCATGAATTGGGTCCTTCTTTCCGTCGTCCGCTAGACGCAATCCGCCACCATGAACAATGTGTTCCCGACCTCTGCTTTGGCCACTTCTGCATGGCTTCTTTTGTCCTCGTCGACAATGCCGCCGACGTCAaagccgtcgccgcgcccgccggtgAGCTGGCGGGCACGCTTCGCCTGCTCCGCCCAGTCGGTGCCGAGCACGGCGCGCAGCATCAGCGCGGCGCAGACTAGCTGCGCGGCCAGCATGCCGCCCCACATCCCGCGGAAGTCCAGCCCGAGCGGCCAGaacgccagcgccagcgccacggGCATGCCCACGCCGTAGAACGCCGAGACGTTGATCCGCGCCGCCTTCTCGGGCCGCGCGCTGCCGCGCAGCACGCCGCACCCGGCCGTCTGCGGGCAGTTGCCCAGCTCGGCCAGTCCGAGCAGCggcagtgccgccgccgccagcttgAGGATGGCCTCGTCCGCCGTGAACATCCGCGCCCAGACACCCCGCACGGACACCGCGAACGCGCAGGCGACGAGGCCGAGCGCGGCGCCCAGGCCGAGCCCGACGCGCGCGACTTGGCGCGCGCGCTCCGGCCTCCCGGCGCCCAGCTCGTGGCCGACGCGTGTGGACACGGCGCAGCCGAGCGAATGCGGGAAGATGTATATGAGCGACGTGGTCTGGATGAGCAcgcccatcgccgccaccgccgccttggGGTCGATGAGCACGCCGCAGAGGAGCACCATGATCTCGTACCACCACCATTCCAAGCAGACGGACATGCAGCTGTGCACGCACAGCCTCACCAGGCTCCACCACTCcgcggcgccctcctcctcggccggcggcgcctccgGCGCGCCGCCCTTCTTGGCGCTGTCGTCGTCATGGGCGCCGCCGTACATTCCGCGGAAGTAGATGTACGCCACGAGGAACAGCAGGAAGTTGAGGTTGGTCCAGGCCCCGCCGAGCGCGACGCCGCGGATGCCGAGGCCGAGGACGTTCACGAGGAGGAAGTTGATGGGCACGTGGAggagcagcgccgcggcggcgccgtagGTGAGCGGCAGCGTGACGGACTGCGCGCGCAGGTAGATGCGGATCGGGTGGAGGAAGCACTGCACCGCCAGGTCGG harbors:
- the LOC117843117 gene encoding protein DETOXIFICATION 49, with product MATCHCPEPAQCHHRPLLSAADGYPKLHDRPKPAPGTVLAEVASILCLTGPMVGAGILFYMRSLVSMVFLGRLGQLPLAGGSLALGFANITGYSVLSGLAGGMDPVCGQAFGAGRTDLLGTALRRTTLLLLAASVPIGMLWAAMHRVLVSTGQDPDIAATAYAYILCCLPDLAVQCFLHPIRIYLRAQSVTLPLTYGAAAALLLHVPINFLLVNVLGLGIRGVALGGAWTNLNFLLFLVAYIYFRGMYGGAHDDDSAKKGGAPEAPPAEEEGAAEWWSLVRLCVHSCMSVCLEWWWYEIMVLLCGVLIDPKAAVAAMGVLIQTTSLIYIFPHSLGCAVSTRVGHELGAGRPERARQVARVGLGLGAALGLVACAFAVSVRGVWARMFTADEAILKLAAAALPLLGLAELGNCPQTAGCGVLRGSARPEKAARINVSAFYGVGMPVALALAFWPLGLDFRGMWGGMLAAQLVCAALMLRAVLGTDWAEQAKRARQLTGGRGDGFDVGGIVDEDKRSHAEVAKAEVGNTLFMVADCV